One window from the genome of Lutra lutra chromosome X, mLutLut1.2, whole genome shotgun sequence encodes:
- the ERCC6L gene encoding DNA excision repair protein ERCC-6-like codes for MEAAGRFVEAAALTPEQAALYQRYVKEAKEATKNGDLEEAFKLFNLAKDIFPNEKVMSRIQKIQEALEELAEHGDDEFTDVCNSGLLLYRELHNQLFEHQKEGVAFLYSLYRDGRKGGILADDMGLGKTVQIIAFLSGMFDATLVNHVLLIMPTNLISTWIKEFVKWTPGMRVKTFHGPSKDERTRNLSRIQQRNGVIITTYQMLINNWQQLSSLNGQEFVWDYVILDEAHKIKTSSTKSAICARAVPARNRILLTGTPIQNNLQELWSLFDFACQGSLLGTLKTFKMEYENPITRAREKDATPGEKALGFKISENLMAIIKPYFLRRTKEEVQKKKSSTSEVGLSAENPDVGAICEMPSLSRKNDLIIWIRLVPLQEEIYRKFVSLDHIKELLMETRSPLAELGVLKKLCDHPRLLSARACHLLNLGSVQFSVQGENEGEDSSDVGHIDQITDDALMEESGKMVFLIELLKRLRDEGHQTLVFSQSRQILNIIEHLLKNRHFKILRIDGTVTHLVEREKRINLFQQNREYSVFLLTTQVGGVGLTLTAATRVVIFDPSWNPATDAQAVDRVYRIGQKENVVVYRLITCGTVEEKIYRRQVFKDSLIRQTTGDKKNPFRYFTKQELRELFTIEDFQHSATQLQLQSLHAAQRRSDKILDEHIAYLHSLGIAGISDHDLMYTRDLSVKEELDVIEESHYIQQRVQKAQFLVELESQNTELLAGRQRAGNEGTWLTEPLFPSQMKKKCPELNKPQPRHSLILPTYHTQEEEISSQMASVIIDDLPEESENQDISSIKIKMNVTVSQDGSHSPERTSDAGSVAALPEGYGSVDEIWTNSLGMVLQTEALREGPTRGTLQENPLGDFNSLPSKAVGADLGPDPEQPNAAETLPHCNPWPVSPMTLESQTEPNTSVIRRADGDLSASHSALQDTQASVAKLEEEHIASSSQYACDFNLFLEDSADSRQNLSRQSSQHAENEKSLCGSAAHSQAELEWDKAHLSTDLLETEDEPEEVVGNVRGRRKARRIVSDGEDEDDTFKDTSSTDALTTSPFLFLPMKQFDASTPKSDISPSGRFFSPNIPDSVSKSIHPRRSLASRRSLVNVVLDHVEDMEEEPDSSSGAEAAADDSKEGAEESSGETLESTEGPPGKMLPSENESSRLTSPPGNPKPLSSGQSLDSPRKEAAESGTDYETLIIRGKELKECGQIQEALNCFVKALDIKSADPEVMLMTLSLYKQLNKT; via the coding sequence atatgtGAAAGAGGCCAAAGAAGCAACTAAGAATGGGGATCTGGAAGAAGCTTTTAAACTTTTCAATTTGGCAAAGGACATTTTCCCCAATGAAAAGGTGATGAGCAGAATCCAAAAAATACAGGAAGCCTTGGAGGAGTTGGCAGAACATGGAGATGATGAATTCACAGATGTGTGCAACTCTGGCCTGCTGCTTTATCGAGAACTGCACAACCAACTATTTGAGCACCAGAAGGAAGGTGTAGCTTTCCTCTATAGCCTATATAGGGATGGAAGAAAAGGAGGCATCTTAGCAGATGATATGGGATTAGGGAAGACTGTTCAAATCATTGCTTTCCTTTCTGGTATGTTTGATGCTACACTTGTGAATCACGTGCTGCTCATCATGCCAACCAATCTCATTAGCACGTGGATAAAAGAGTTTGTTAAGTGGACTCCAGGAATGAGAGTCAAAACCTTTCATGGTCCGAGTAAGGATGAACGTACCAGAAACCTCAGTCGGATTCAGCAAAGGAATGGTGTCATTATCACCACGTACCAAATGTTAATCAATAATTGGCAGCAGCTTTCAAGCTTGAATGGCCAAGAGTTTGTGTGGGACTATGTCATCCTTGACGaagcacataaaataaaaacctcatcCACTAAGTCAGCGATATGTGCTCGCGCTGTCCCTGCCAGGAATCGCATCCTCCTCACAGGAACCCCAATCCAGAATAATTTACAAGAACTATGGTCCCTGTTTGATTTTGCTTGTCAAGGGTCCCTGCTAGGaacattaaaaacttttaagatgGAGTATGAAAATCCTATTACGAGAGCACGAGAGAAGGATGCTACCCCAGGGGAAAAAGCCTTAggatttaaaatatctgaaaacttGATGGCAATCATAAAACCCTATTTTCTCAGGAGGACTAAAGAAGAGGtacaaaagaaaaagtcaagcACCTCAGAGGTCGGACTTAGTGCAGAGAATCCAGATGTTGGTGCCATTTGTGAAATGCCTTCTCTTTCCAGGAAAAATGACTTAATTATTTGGATACGTCTTGTGCCTTTACAAGAAGAAATATACAGGAAATTTGTGTCTCTAGATCACATCAAGGAGCTATTAATGGAGACACGCTCACCTCTGGCTGAGCTAGGTGTCTTAAAGAAGCTGTGTGATCATCCTAGGCTGCTCTCTGCACGGGCTTGTCATTTGTTGAATTTAGGGTCTGTGCAATTCTCTGTTCAAGGTGAAAATGAAGGGGAAGATTCCTCAGATGTGGGCCACATTGATCAGATAACTGATGATGCACTGATGGAAGAATCTGGAAAAATGGTATTTCTGATAGAGCTGCTGAAGCGACTGCGAGATGAAGGGCATCAAACTCTGGTGTTTTCCCAGTCAAGACAAATTCTGAACATCATCGAACACCTCCTAAAGAATCGGCACTTTAAGATACTGCGAATCGATGGGACAGTTACTCATCTTGTGGAAcgagaaaaaagaattaacttaTTCCAGCAAAATAGAGAGTACTCTGTTTTTCTGCTTACCACTCAGGTAGGTGGTGTTGGCTTAACGCTGACTGCAGCAACCAGAGTGGTCATTTTTGACCCGAGCTGGAATCCTGCAACTGACGCTCAAGCTGTGGACAGAGTCTACCGAATTGGCCAAAAGGAAAATGTTGTAGTTTATAGGCTGATTACTTGTGGGActgtagaggaaaaaatatacagaagacAGGTTTTCAAGGACTCACTAATAAGGCAAACTACTGGCGACAAGAAGAACCCTTTCCGGTATTTTACGAAACAAGAATTAAGAGAGCTCTTCACCATTGAGGATTTTCAGCACTCTGCAACCCAGCTGCAGCTTCAATCTTTGCATGCTGCCCAGAGGAGATCTGATAAGATACTGGATGAACATATTGCCTACCTGCACTCTTTGGGGATAGCTGGAATCTCAGACCATGACTTGATGTACACACGTGATCTGTCTGTTAAAGAAGAGCTCGACGTGATTGAAGAATCCCACTATATTCAACAAAGGGTTCAGAAAGCTCAGTTCCTTGTGGAATTAGAGTCTCAAAATACAGAGCTCTTAGCAGGAAGACAAAGAGCTGGAAATGAGGGGACTTGGCTGACAGaacccctcttcccttctcaaatgaagaagaaatgccCTGAACTGAATAAACCGCAGCCTCGGCACTCACTAATTCTACCTACTTATCATACCCAGGAAGAAGAAATCAGTTCCCAAATGGCGAGTGTCATCATTGATGATCTGCCTGAAGAGAGTGAGAATCAAGACATCTCCAGTATAAAGATAAAGATGAATGTTACCGTCTCGCAAGACGGTAGTCACTCCCCCGAAAGGACATCCGATGCTGGTTCTGTAGCTGCTTTACCTGAGGGGTATGGGAGTGTAGATGAAATCTGGACCAACTCGTTGGGAATGGTTCTACAAACAGAGGCATTGCGAGAGGGGCCAACACGGGGAACGCTGCAAGAGAACCCTCTGGGAGATTTTAACTCTCTACCGAGCAAAGCGGTTGGAGCTGATCTGGGGCCAGATCCAGAGCAACCAAACGCTGCTGAGACATTACCACACTGCAACCCCTGGCCCGTGAGTCCCATGACCCTTGAAAGTCAAACAGAACCTAACACATCTGTAATTAGAAGAGCTGATGGCGACTTGTCAGCATCCCACAGTGCGCTGCAGGACACTCAAGCAAGTGTGGCCAAGTTGGAAGAGGAACATATAGCCTCCTCATCGCAGTATGCatgtgatttcaatctttttttggAAGACTCTGCAGACAGCAGACAAAATCTTTCCAGGCAGTCTTCGCAGCACGCTGAGAACGAAAAGAGCTTGTGTGGTTCTGCAGCACATTCTCAGGCAGAGCTTGAGTGGGACAAAGCACATCTCAGCACGGATCTTTTGGAGACCGAGGACGAGCCGGAAGAAGTAGTGGGTAAcgtgagaggcagaaggaaagccaGAAGGATCGTTTCAGATGGTGAAGATGAAGACGATACTTTTAAAGATACTTCAAGCACAGATGCACTCACCACCTCTCCCTTTCTGTTCTTACCTATGAAACAGTTTGATGCTTCGACTCCCAAAAGTGACATCAGTCCCTCAGGAAGGTTCTTCTCACCAAACATCCCTGATAGTGTAAGTAAGTCCATCCACCCTAGACGATCCCTGGCTTCTAGGAGGTCTCTTGTCAATGTGGTTTTAGATCACGTGGAGGATATGGAGGAAGAGCCTGACAGCAGCAGTGGAGCAGAGGCTGCAGCAGATGATTccaaggaaggagcagaggagagcagTGGCGAAACCTTAGAGAGCACAGAAGGGCCTCCTGGCAAAATGCTGCCTTCAGAGAACGAGTCCAGCCGGTTAACTAGCCCTCCTGGCAACCCCAAGCCTTTGTCCAGTGGGCAGTCGCTTGATTCTCCCCGCAAGGAGGCAGCGGAGTCTGGGACTGACTACGAGACTCTTATAATCCGTGGGAAAGAACTGAAGGAGTGTGGGCAAATACAGGAGGCCTTAAACTGCTTCGTGAAAGCGCTTGACATAAAAAGTGCCGACCCAGAAGTCATGCTCATGACCTTAAGTTTGTATAAGCAACTTAATAAAACCTGA
- the PIN4 gene encoding peptidyl-prolyl cis-trans isomerase NIMA-interacting 4 isoform X2, whose protein sequence is MGSGGAASGSDSSDKKAQGPKGGGSAVKVRHILCEKYGKIMEAMEKLKSGMRFNEVATQYSEDKARQGGDLGWMTRGSMVGPFQEAAFALPISGLDKPVFTDPPVKTKFGYHIIMVEGRK, encoded by the exons GGGGAGCAGCCTCTGGGAGTGACAGTTCTGACAAGAAGGCTCAGGGTCCCAAAGGTGGTGGCAGTGCAGTAAAG GTCAGACACATTCTGTGtgaaaaatatgggaaaatcATGGAAGCCATGGAAAAGTTAAAGTCTGGAATGAGATTCAATGAAGTGGCCACACAGTATAGTGAAGATAAAGCCAGGCAAGGG GGCGACTTGGGTTGGATGACCAGAGGTTCCATGGTGGGACCATTTCAAGAAGCAGCATTTGCCTTGCCTATAAGTGGGCTGGATAAGCCTGTGTTTACAGACCCTCCAGTTAAGACAAAATTTGGATATCATATTATTATGGttgaagggagaaaataa